From the genome of Spinacia oleracea cultivar Varoflay chromosome 2, BTI_SOV_V1, whole genome shotgun sequence, one region includes:
- the LOC110776622 gene encoding cytochrome P450 71D11 isoform X1 gives MEIPISWIFSVIIFLLIPILIILKLLKPIKKLNLPPGPRKLPIIGNLHQLASKNTPPHHRLQELAGVYGPIMHLRLGEVPTVIISSADLAKVVMRAHDANFANRPELIVAKDLYYDYSDIGLAPYGEYWRQVRKIATLELFTARRVQSFRAIREEETTNFIKSIASEAAQGCSVNLSHRVFGLIFDITSRTVFNRKGGEQEAFRALVTLMSKVFSGFSIADLYPSIKFLHSIGGMKKTIKEMVEESNRILDPIIQEHKSNMKQQGNVDHQEDLVDVLLKFHKEDPHNTDFSLTNNNIKAIILVST, from the exons ATGGAGATTCCAATTTCATGGATATTCTCAGTCATCATCTTCCTTCTAATCCCAATTTTAAtcatcctaaaattattaaaacccATTAAAAAACTTAATTTACCTCCAGGACCACGAAAGCTACCCATCATAGGCAACCTGCACCAGCTTGCATCTAAAAATACCCCACCACACCACCGTCTACAGGAGTTAGCAGGGGTGTACGGCCCTATAATGCACCTTCGACTAGGGGAAGTCCCCACCGTGATCATCTCCTCTGCCGACTTGGCAAAGGTGGTAATGCGTGCTCATGACGCCAACTTCGCTAATCGGCCTGAGCTTATAGTGGCTAAGGACTTGTACTATGACTACTCTGACATTGGGTTAGCCCCATATGGGGAGTACTGGAGGCAGGTCCGTAAGATTGCCACGCTTGAGCTCTTCACGGCTCGACGGGTTCAGTCGTTTCGAGCCATTAGGGAAGAGGAGACCACCAACTTTATCAAGTCTATAGCCTCTGAGGCTGCTCAAGGGTGCTCGGTTAATCTCAGTCACAGAGTTTTTGGCCTTATTTTCGACATTACATCCAG AACGGTGTTCAATAGAAAAGGAGGAGAACAAGAAGCATTCAGAGCATTAGTAACACTAATGTCAAAGGTTTTTTCTGGTTTTTCAATTGCTGACCTTTATCCATCCATCAAATTCCTGCATTCAATTGGCGGGATGAAGAAAACGATCAAGGAGATGGTCGAAGAATCGAATAGAATACTCGATCCCATAATTCAAGAACACAAGTCTAACATGAAACAACAAGGCAATGTAGATCATCAAGAAGACTTGGTTGATGTTCTTTTGAAGTTTCACAAAGAGGATCCTCATAATACCGACTTCTCATTGACCAATAACAACATCAAAGCAATAATCTTGGTAAGTACGTAA
- the LOC110776622 gene encoding cytochrome P450 71D445 isoform X2: MEIPISWIFSVIIFLLIPILIILKLLKPIKKLNLPPGPRKLPIIGNLHQLASKNTPPHHRLQELAGVYGPIMHLRLGEVPTVIISSADLAKVVMRAHDANFANRPELIVAKDLYYDYSDIGLAPYGEYWRQVRKIATLELFTARRVQSFRAIREEETTNFIKSIASEAAQGCSVNLSHRVFGLIFDITSR, from the exons ATGGAGATTCCAATTTCATGGATATTCTCAGTCATCATCTTCCTTCTAATCCCAATTTTAAtcatcctaaaattattaaaacccATTAAAAAACTTAATTTACCTCCAGGACCACGAAAGCTACCCATCATAGGCAACCTGCACCAGCTTGCATCTAAAAATACCCCACCACACCACCGTCTACAGGAGTTAGCAGGGGTGTACGGCCCTATAATGCACCTTCGACTAGGGGAAGTCCCCACCGTGATCATCTCCTCTGCCGACTTGGCAAAGGTGGTAATGCGTGCTCATGACGCCAACTTCGCTAATCGGCCTGAGCTTATAGTGGCTAAGGACTTGTACTATGACTACTCTGACATTGGGTTAGCCCCATATGGGGAGTACTGGAGGCAGGTCCGTAAGATTGCCACGCTTGAGCTCTTCACGGCTCGACGGGTTCAGTCGTTTCGAGCCATTAGGGAAGAGGAGACCACCAACTTTATCAAGTCTATAGCCTCTGAGGCTGCTCAAGGGTGCTCGGTTAATCTCAGTCACAGAGTTTTTGGCCTTATTTTCGACATTACATCCAG GTGA
- the LOC110776621 gene encoding uncharacterized mitochondrial protein AtMg00810-like, whose product MDVKNAFLHGDLQETVYMKMPPGYTHAGGRIKVLSEGEKVEKPKNEKIVCKLKKSLYGLKQAPRQWFAKLRSALISNNFTQSRSDYSLFTKKEGHSFTCILVYVDDLIVTGNDMKSITEAKAFLSSQFYMKDTGELRYFLGIEVDRNNQGIFLCQKKYVMDLLAEYGLNGCKPLKLPMDSHLKLTPDGGDVLTNAEPYQKLVGKLIYLTITRPDIAFTVHVLSKFMHKPTNVHMQAAIRVLRYLSGSQSQGILLASKSYARLQAYCDSDWACCPSTRRSTSGYCILLGDSPISWKSKRQAVVSRSSAEAEYRSMALTVCEVIWLKQLLKDLSLTHLGTTLIHCDNQAALAMAANPVHHERTKHVDIDCHFIRDKATEGVIKPTYISTTEQLTDVFTKLLPTKQQRHLLSKLGVCSSALSA is encoded by the coding sequence ATGGATGTTAAGAATGCTTTTTTGCATGGTGATTTACAGGAAACAGTGTACATGAAAATGCCACCTGGCTATACACATGCAGGAGGACGGATCAAGGTCTTGAGTGAGGGGGAGAAAGTTGAGAAGCCAAAGAATGAGAAAATCGTATGCAAACTCAAGAAGTCACTCTACGGTTTAAAACAGGCCCCTAGGCAATGGTTTGCCAAGCTAAGATCAGCCCTCATAAGCAACAACTTCACTCAGTCAAGATCCGATTATTCTCTCTTCACAAAGAAGGAAGGGCATTCCTTCACATGCATCCTAGTCTATGTTGATGATCTAATTGTCACGGGAAATGATATGAAGTCTATAACTGAAGCTAAAGCTTTTCTGTCATCTCAATTCTACATGAAAGACACGGGAGAGCTTCGATACTTCCTAGGCATTGAAGTTGacagaaacaatcaaggaattTTTTTATGCCAAAAGAAATATGTGATGGACTTACTTGCTGAATATGGTCTGAATGGTTGTAAACCATTAAAGCTTCCCATGGATAGCCATCTCAAACTCACCCCTGATGGGGGTGATGTTCTCACCAATGCAGAACCATATCAAAAATTGGTTGGGAAACTCATCTACTTAACCATCACAAGGCCGGATATAGCATTCACAGTCCATGTGTTAAGTAAATTCATGCACAAACCCACAAATGTGCATATGCAAGCTGCCATTAGAGTACTTAGGTACCTATCCGGGTCTCAATCCCAAGGAATTCTACTTGCCTCAAAGTCTTATGCTCGTCTTCAAGCCTACTGTGACAGTGATTGGGCCTGCTGTCCATCCACAAGGAGGTCTACTTCTGGGTATTGTATTCTCCTAGGTGACTCCCCTATCTCCTGGAAGTCTAAAAGACAAGCAGTGGTATCTAGATCCTCAGCTGAGGCAGAGTACAGGTCTATGGCACTAACAGTATGTGAAGTAATATGGCTGAAACAGCTACTGAAAGACCTAAGTCTCACTCATCTAGGCACTACTCTTATACACTGTGATAATCAAGCTGCCCTGGCAATGGCTGCAAACCCTGTGCACCATGAGAGAACTAAACATGTTGACATTGACTGCCATTTCATTAGAGACAAAGCTACCGAAGGGGTCATCAAACCCACCTACATCAGCACCACAGAACAACTTACAGATGTGTTTACCAAGCTGCTACCAACCAAACAGCAACGACACCTCTTATCCAAGCTGGGAGTTTGCTCCTCTGCACTCTCAGCTTGA
- the LOC130467002 gene encoding uncharacterized protein yields the protein MEIRNICCSTSSVEIIQLGRPMNLDRPLKVTRNNNRWRSLWKKLMREKRKIRIFDCSTVHPSEVHLPGYDPHTYAQNFDQGLMWDDEPDSLSRSFSMRFAAPTTFKKRSVITDVGHDHHHDVVICVF from the coding sequence ATGGAGATCAGAAATATCTGCTGCTCCACAAGCAGTGTAGAAATCATACAACTGGGTCGGCCAATGAATCTAGACCGTCCATTAAAGGTAACAAGAAACAACAATAGATGGAGATCACTATGGAAGAAgctgatgagagagaaaaggaaGATTAGAATATTCGACTGTTCTACGGTGCATCCTTCAGAGGTACACCTCCCTGGGTATGATCCTCACACGTATGCACAGAACTTTGATCAAGGCTTGATGTGGGATGATGAACCTGATAGCTTGTCTCGTTCTTTCTCTATGCGTTTTGCTGCTCCCACCACTTTTAAGAAGAGAAGCGTTATTACTGATGTGGGCCATGATCATCATCATGATGTTGTAATTTGTGTTTTTTGA
- the LOC110776620 gene encoding DNA-directed RNA polymerases I, II, and III subunit RPABC5: MIIPVRCFTCGKVIGNKWDTYLDLLQADYTEGDALDALGLVRYCCRRMLMTHVDLIEKLLNYNTLDKSDTS; encoded by the exons ATGATTATTCCAGTTCGTTGCTTCACCTGCGGCAAG GTAATCGGGAACAAATGGGACACTTACCTTGACCTTCTTCAAGCTGATTACACCGAAGG GGATGCCCTCGATGCATTGGGGCTAGTCCGCTATTGTTGCAGGAGGATGCTTATGACCCATGTTGACTTGATTGAGAAGCTCTTGAACTACAACA CTCTTGACAAGTCCGATACCAGTTAA